The segment GGGCATAAATGCAAAATCAGACTGCACCACATCCATAAGGAATGCCCTAAACGGAGTGTAGCAGCTGCAATCTGTTACAAGAATCTCCGCCGCATCACGCAGGTCTTCATCAAGCTCTGCAATACGCTTGGCATAATCAATCGGTGTAATATACTGAAGCTCTGATGGATCTTTTTCAGTTGTTTCAGCTTCTATCTCTGCACCATATTCTGCCTGTGTTATCATGCGGTCTTCATCAGCAGTTTCCTGTGGTGTCATGCCATATGCAGATACATATGCTTCATTACTTTCCTCATGTACATCTTCATGCGAATTTGCTACTTTTACAGTTCGGTTAGAAGCATAGCTCTCCGGCTCATCCGGTATTGCATAATCATCAATCTCTGATTCTGCCCCTTCCGGTTCCACTTCCCGGTATTCGGCATCAATGACCTCATCATCCTCACGGAGTCCGTCCATCGCAAGCTCATCAATACGAGGTGTCTCAGGCTGGTATTCCCCTGTAAGAATAAGGACACCAAGCTCTTTTTCGATATCTTTCCATGAAACATATCCTTCAACCTCTCCATCCTCATCTCGCCACTGAAAACGCAGTCCGTTCCCATGAAATGTGTCATATCCGTGCAGTCCCAGTCCGTCAACCGGCCAGCCTGCACCTCCCTGACCATATTCTGCTTTGATACGCTTTGCTCTGGTTCCTGCATCAATCTCTGTTTCAAAAATCTTGCATACCCTGCCCTTACCACCGATAAAACCTGTACCTCTCATAAGCACCTGTTTGATATACTCACCTGGTACTGTTGCAGACTTTTTGGGATTCAGGTAATTGTATTTACCTGCTAATGCAGCTTTTCTGTCCTGCTCGAACTGACGCATAAACTGATTATTGTTTTCGTCCTCAGTATGAATGGTGCCAATGCTTGCCTGCCCATTCTGGTCGAAAAAAAAGGAAGCCTGTGTATATTCGGCTTCCTTACTGACACCCAATGAATTGATTTCATCAAGTTCCCTATTCAGTTCTGTATCATCTGATTCTAGTGGAATCGCATCACTATCTGATTCAGTACCACTTCCTCTGCCTGCATCTTCGCCTGCTCTCTTATCTTCCACATCTCCATTGTCGATGACGGATCCTGTGGCTTGTGCTTCGCCAGATACTGCATCTCTAACTGGTCGTACAGCTGATTCGCTTCCTCCTCTACCGCTGACATCTTCTCGTACATCTTCCCGAATCTCATCAGCGTCTTGTATCTTGCCGGCTCGTTCTCTTTGAGATAGTTCATCGCCATCCTTCCGTATTTGCCCAGCTTCGTGAGATTCTCCGTCTCGTCCGGCATCTCTATCTGCGGATAAAGCAGTCCGTCCACTTCCTTGTAAGTCATTTCTTCTAACATATCCAATTCTCCTTTCGCTCTCGATTGCCTTTAAGTTACGACTAAATTCTCTAAGAACACTACAGGAGACATCGCATACAATGGAACCAAGACGGTAAATGATCTCTTCGTCTTTGATATTTACGATCTGACTAAAATCCTGTTCTTGCACAGATAAGTCAAATCCGCATCTCGTCCCTACAGCATACATGACACTTGCATATACAAGCTGCTCCATGTCCATTTCCTGCTGTAAGCCATTGCGTTTCTTACTTTCTTCCTTTATCACACTACCTGATAGCTGCATAAGCTCGGTCATTCGGTCTCCGAACTCTTCTTTTATTATAAGCCAAACATCTGTTCCTGTAAACTGTTTTAATATATTTTTTAGAGACTCCCTGTCGCTGTTATCGTATTGCTCAATCTGACCTTCTGACACAAGAAAATCCACATAATCCTTAAGATTTTCTCCCTCAAGGTCCCATGTCAGTTTGACATTCTTCCCTCCGGTATCACTGATATCAAAGATATACCTCATGCGTGGATTCAGCGCCCTCGACGGGAAGATAGCGCAGCCTTTCGCACCACGCTTTACATATCTTCCCACCTTTTTCCAGGTATCATAATCTGCCATGAGTGTGCTTTTTTCCGGAGGTCTCTGAGCTGTTACCATAACGATATTGTCAAATTCATAGCGGTATAACTGACCTGCGACCTTTAACACATCCTTCCAGTTCTTTTCTGATCTGGTGATGTTACCAATTTCAGAATCGTATATCGCTTTGACCTTCATATCAACGCCCATACCTTTGTCCTCCTCTACTTAAACATTTCTGCAAACAATCCCTTAAATAGCTTTAACTCATCCTTATCCAGCTCGATTGCAAATTCATTGTCGATTGCCTGTTTTTCGCATTTATCCTTTTTCTTTGCAATCTTACGCACCACACGAAGAATCACATAGCACTCCTTGGACTTTGCAATGCTCTGTTTAAAGGTCAGCTCATCCTCATCGACTGACTTCTGTGTCTGATAGATAATCTCTTTTAACTTATCATTGATACCATCTACTTCCTCAAGGGAAATAATAACGGATGCCTTAGAAGCACCCGATCTGTCCCACTCCTTATGAAGTTCCTTTACTAAAAACTCCATGTTCTTAATTACTGTTGTTGAATCACTTTTCATCTTGCTCTTCCTCCGTTTTCTTTTAATGAAGAAGGGCGCTGACCTTCGCTGATAGGCGCAAAATCAACTCCCTTCATGTCCTCTGCTCCAAGGACTATCTGCTCTGCATAATACATATCCATTGCCTTATTGATGGCATCATCAAGCGACTCTGCCTTTACTTTCTGTACTCGTGAAAGCACTTCCTTTATCTCAACATCAAATTCCTGCTCCATATGATATCGCCTCCTGTAAAAATCTCATCATCGGCTCTTTTCTTCCTTTACCTGTCTTTCCTTAAAGCCTTCATCGTACTTTCCATCTTCCAGCCTGTCGTAAAAACAGTCTTCTTCAATCGTTCCGAAATCCTCATACATCTGGTGAAGGAAGTCATTCTGCAGCTTCTTTGGTACATCATCATCCTTTGACATATCCTGATAAAAATAGAACTTCTGCTTTAGCTTTGCCCTGTAATCATAGATATCCTCTATCTTTTCCGGTGTGCCATACTCCCTCTTGTATGCCTTGAAATTCGTGGTTGAGAGTGTGGAACCAAGATAAATCCCATGCTCCCACGATACCCCGATTGTGGTATTGTCCTTTGTAGGCTTCTCATCCTTGGGATAACGCTTATACTCTGTCGCACCAAGGGCGATTGTAAGGGAACCTGACTTCATATCCATCACCACAAGATTTCTTGGTGATAATGCTTCAAGCACCATGTAATCATGGTCATTGAAGTTATGAAATGTCTGTCCCCTTTCAAATGAGCGGTTCTCCATTTCATAATGCAGGTTAAAATCATCCACCCAGCCCTTATCGGTCATTCCAATCTCCTTAAGCTTTGCAACACATTCAGAAGAACTGGCTTCTTTATCAAACCGAAATTTTTTGGAATCGTTATAAAACCCCTGAAGAAAATGTCCCAGCTGAATATCATCCAGACAGAATCTCGCAGATACAGTTACATTTGCTGCCCTGTAATACTCTGTGAAGTTATCTGCTTCACCAAGTGTCCTTCCAAGCTGCAACAGATGGTCTGCAAGCTCTGACATGTCATCAATTGCTATAAAACTCTTATAATCATCCAGAGTCATCAGCATATTTATCTCTGTTCCCCTGTCGTTTTCTGTTACCAATATCATATCTTTTAAATCCATTCTTACCTCCAGTCTCAGAGAGGGACTATGCCCTCTCTGCAAATTTCCTGTTATGGTCTTCCTATCACAACAATCTTTCCTGTGCTTGCCACATCCCTGTAGACCACACCAAGACTTTCATTAAGTGCCTCTACCACCTTGCCATTTCCGACATATACTGCCACATGGCTGATGTTCTTATATCTTCCGTTGCTTGTAAAACTGTAGAAGATAAGGTCTCCCGGCTGTAACTCATCAAAGGAGACTGTCTTTCCGGCTTCATCCAGTCCCTGTGCCTCCGCTGCCGCTGTGGTTGCACCGCCGAAACTAATATCCACGCCTGCATCCTTCCATGAATAATAGGCTAAGGAGCTGCAGTCATAATAGTTACCGCTGTCTCTTAAATCCTGACTATAAGGGAAGCCAACTCTGTGAAGTGCATAGGAGCAGACTGTTTTCTGCCTGCTGTCTGTAATTCCACTAAGGATGGCATTGATTTCATCCTCAGTCATGGAGCTTACTCCCGGACTTCCGCCTCCGCCGCCACTTCCGCTTCCGGCATATCCAAGCTGTCCCATAAACTCCGGACTCATGATCTGCTCAAGCATTTCCACCTGATCAGAATTAAATCCATAGACCGAAATCATATCTCTGTACGATTTCAGTGTGACATTCACATACAGAACAGACTTCGTGACAGTAGTCACATTGCCGTCTGCATCCGTTTCTTCCACATCCTTTGTTCCGGTGCTTGTGGTGTATGAACACATATCATTTACAACTGCCTGCAGCCAGCCTTTTGAAATGTCATTCATGACTGTTGCAGTATCTCCGACACCATGCTTGACCATATAGACTGCCATGATGTCATAGTAATTGCTTGGGTTTTCTTCCATACCTTCATAGTCCACATATACAAGCTCTCCAAGGTCATATCCGGTATGCTCATTCACTTTCGTGTTCACATCCTGGTTAAACTCCTGCACATAGGCACTCGTTACTGTCTGCACGGTATCTCCTGATTCAAGTGGTGGCAGGAATAAAGCAAATGGAGAATTGTAAAGGATTGCTATCACCGCTATAACCGGAACCGCAATCATGGCAACTACAAGAACAAGTAATAAAAGCACCAATCCGATAATCGGTGCAGCTGCCTTTATCCAGGTAATCGCTTTTCGCACAATCAGATCCTTTACCAGCTTTGCCACACTATCCGTCTGATTCTCCTGTGCTTTCATCTTATCCAGAAAGAATTTTATCTTCCTGCTCCGGTTGGTCATCTTTTCATCCTTGACCTCTATGGACACACCTGCAGCATATCCGGCTGCCATGCCGATTGCCGTGCCAACTCCCGGTGCAACTGCTGTTCCTGCCGCTGTAGTAGCTGCCTTTGTCGCAGTTTTTGTTGCAACCTTGGCAGTTGTCTTGGCTGTTTCTTTTGCCGTCTCTTTAGCTACCTCCTTGGCTGTATCTTTGGCAGCTTTCTTTGCTGTCTTTTTTGCCAGCTTCTTTCCTGCCTCTACCTTCTTGATACGCTTCTTTGCCTCGGCTGCCGCCTTTTTCCTGAAAAGTGCTGCACCCTTAGAAGCAGTTCCGGTAACAGGTCGGCTTGATTCATATGCAAGATATGCTGCCTGCGATACCTCCTGCCCACCTTCTACCTGCTCTGTTACTGCCCCGGCTGCAAGTGCACTGGTTCTTCCTGCTATGTGAAGATTGGTGTTCTTGGTCTTGATGGAAATGTTTGATTCTTTAAGGTTTCGCTTGAATCTTGATAATCCCTTATTCTTCGGCTCTGACTGATGAATGGTGCTCTTGCGATAGGACTTCTTTTTATCATCAGATACCTTTGCACCGATAGTTTTAGGACCTCTCTCTACTGTGTAGATGTTGCTGCCTTTTATCTTGGCACCCTTTGGTTCGTGGGCATGAATCTTGGCTTTCTCCTTGGTGTGAATGACCATTGGCTTGTCATCCACTTTCTTTATCTTCAATGTTCTCACCTTCTTTCACTCAAAATGCAAAACAGCCACCCAGCTTCCCGGATGGCTATACTTTGAGGTCGCAAATTGCGACCTCTATCAACATTATTCGACATTATTCTGCATTTCACGCTTCTTCTGTTCTGCAATTTTCTCATGAATATTGGTGTTATACAGTCTGTAGAGGTCTGTATCCTTACTGATCTGATTATCAAAAGGAATTACCACTGAGCCACACTTGATAAGTCCCATTCCTGATGCAGTATTAGTTACAAATCTAAGCTGTGCCTCTGATACTCCGATAACCTCCGCCATCTTGGAACTGTCCGTGTTTGCCTGCTTTAAAAGTGCCACGAACTCTGAGTTTGCAAGCATTGTTGTTGCTGTGTAATTCTGCAACAGATCGACTACATTCTGCGTGATACCGGTACAAAGACCTCCCTGCTTTCTTACTTTCTTCCAAAGCTGCTGCAGATATTTTGCAGAATACTCAGAATTAAGTAATACGTGAAACTCATCAATATAGAGCCATGTTGCCTTGCCTCGCTTACCATTCTCAACAATTCTGTTCTGAATGGACTCCATCATAACAAGCATTGTGATAGGACTAAGCTCCGTACCTAAGTCCCTGATGCCATATACTGTGAATCTGTTATCCACATCCACATTTGTCTGATGATTGAAGATATTAAGTGAACCATTTACGAAAAGCTCCAAAGACAATGCAATGTCCTTTGCCTCATCCTCCGGCTGTGCCATAAGGATATCGTAAAAATCACTCATCACCGGGATATACTTCTCTTTGCTCCTTGCAATGTCGATATACAGCTTTCTCACACAACGATCAATGATTGACTTCTGTCTTGAATTTAAGCTGTCCCCGATACACTGCTCACAAAGTCCAAGCATAAACTCGCCCTTTTCTCTTACCATTCCCTTGGAATCATTCGGATCAAGGCTCCATACATCCATCTCCAGCGGATTCACATAGTTATCCGTGTAGGTAGACATATTTACTACAGTTCCGCCATAAGTCTCGGCAATATCAAAGTATTCGTTCATTGGATCTATGACGATTATCTCATCATCACCCGACAAGAATACGCTGCCCATTTCCATCTTACAGAAGAACGATTTACCGGAACCAGGCACTCCGAATACGAATCCATTTCCGTTGATGAGCTTCTTTCTGTTACCGATATTCACATTCTTGCTGATCTGATTGATACCATAATAGTTCCCTGTGCTGTCATTTAATTCCTGCACATTAAATGGCATAAGCACCGCAAGTGACTGGGTAAGAAGGGTACGCATTGTCTCCACCTGTCTCACACCAATCGGAAGTGCTGTGTTGAGTGCCTCCCTCTGCTTTAAGTAGTGTGTGTCAATCGTGCAGCTGTTACGCTTTCCGATAGTCTCTACTGTCTCACATACACTCTCAAGCTCCTTCTTGCTTTCTGCCATAAGAATAATGGTTACTCCTACAAAGAAAAGGCACTGGTCATTCTCACGGACATCATCCATGATTTCCTCAATCTCCTTTTTCTCCGTTCTCTTGGCATATGAGATTTCCGTAGAAAAATCGTTATTCTTATTACGGACTCTCTGCTGCTTAATGATATCCGACTCAATACCAAGGTATTTCTTCTGAAGCACCTTTGTTGTCAGATCCTTGGGAACAGGCACCACATCAATGCTCGTGATGGAATGAACCGGAAGGGAAGTAATCTCATTGATGAATCTGTCTGACAAACTGCTCGGATACTTTTTGATGAAAAGTGCCTTGCAGAATTTACTCTCATCCTCAAAATGGTCCGGGAAATATTTCACCATCCCATTGCACAGGTCATTTCTAAAATCTGCCCCGACCTTCTTTGCCTTTTTGATATCAAAATCAAAGCTGCCCTCATCTCCAAGATGATAATAGTCATAGAGCACTTTCAGTCTCTCATTGCCATTAAGTGGTACAATCTCCGCACCAAGCTCAATGAAAGCCTTGTGTATCGTTGCCTCAAGGGTTGCAAACTGTGCCTTTGCCTCCTCGAAGTTCTTTCTCTCAATCGTGATTGTCAGGTATCTCTCCTGCTCAATCCCCTGTCTGCCCGCAATAATCTTCTCTTCAATGATGTCATTGTAAATTCTTCTGTAATTATTGAAACCATCATTTTTCTCAGCAATCAGAACCTTGTCACGGAGTTCATCCATGTTTTTGTTCTTATTGTTGATCGTAATCTTATAATTACAGTCCAGCGAATTTAAGAACTTGCAGTATCTCTCGAAAATACCGATCTGCTCATCCTCGGTTGCTGTCGTGTAATTGATGTCCTGAAAGCGGTAGCATTTGGAATACTTATTTTTGCTTACTTCAAAAATGCCGTTTTCAGCCACCGCCATAATCTCTATGGTTTCCTGAATGGATTTAGGTGTCTTATACAAAGGCTCACTCGCTTTCTTTAATAACTTAAATCCGTCTGTAAATAAACCCATGTCTCTAACCTCGCTTTCTTATAATGAAAGCCCGCCGGGAACTTCACCCTGCGGGCTGTGTTCCCGACCTTGCGGTCAGATACTTTTTATCTAATGCATCGCCTTATATGCTGCAATGCCTGCTACTGCTACAACAATTACTGCAACAAGACCAAGCAGCATATTTCTTGTCTTTTTCTTCATCGCTTCAAACTCCTCCTGCTTCTTTACAGCCGAATCAGCTGTTACAGTCTTCGGTTCAGCCTTTCTGCCTTTCTTCTTTACCTGTTCATTCTGCTCTGCTTCTAACTGCTTTATTGCAGGCTCTCCCTCTGTTGATACATAGGTAAGCACCCTGTTGCCAAACATAAAATGCAGCTTCTTTCCCATATACTCGTAGAAATTCATGCCATTAAAGGAATAGAATCCACCAAGGGCAATCGGTGCTACACATGGAATGGCAACATAAGCTGCTCCTGTCAGTCCAATATACTTATAAAGAAGAAGTACAAGACCTCCGCCAACTGCTACACTGGCAATGGAAAATATAAGCTGTCTTGCTGTAAGTCCCATTGCCACTGATTCCTGATAGCGGTCAATATCCTTGTTAATCTCAATAACCACTGTTCATTCCTCCTATCTTGCTAAATCCTTTGTTTCCGGCTTTCGTACCATTCCAATATTTGCCTCATACATTGACATTCCATCCGGACAGAGTTCTCTTAACTTGTCTACATTGAACAGATAAAGCGGATATTCGCAGAAACCGCTTCTCTGTGTGAATCCTGTAAACTCACCCAAATCATTGTCTGTGATAAACTTCTCTATATCCGGCATGTCATTTACATTCAGATATCCACAATAATTCGGTGCTGCAACAGATAAATTCACTGTCACATCACCAAAAGGTTCCTCATATCCATCTTCATTACACATAAGACCAATAAACATTGCCCTATTATTCATATACTGCTGGATATCAAATGTCACCTGCGTTTCTCCGGTTATGCTTGAATTATAAGTAACCTGTTTCTTTTCATTATCCATTTCTGCCTCCTTCTATAATCCAAATGCCTTGCTTGTAAGTGTCTGTGCACCCTTCACGCTTCCAACAGTCATTGCTATCGTAAATGTCATTTCGCACAGATATATAAGCGTCTGTGCCCAGTCAGCATAACTTCCTGTAAATGCCGGAAGTCCTGCATTGATAAATGCATTACATACCACAATTGCAAGTGCCATCGTTACTGCCTCGAATACACACGAAAGAAAATATTTGCAGTAGGTAGCCATTGTATGACTGACCATTCTGTTTCCTGCCATTGTGGAGCATGCAATCGCACCAAGCGGCACAATAATCAGTATCTTTAAGAACCTGAAATACACTGTGTAAATGATAAAGAATCCACAGATAATAATGATGATTGCAAGCAAAGCTGTAAGTATCAGCATTACCAGACTCTCACCAAATCCGAGTCCCTTAATGATGTCTGCCTGTGTACTGTCAATGGCAAGCTGCGTCGTTGTCCCCGCAGATATAAGTCCCACCAGATTTCCTATGGAAGTAAAAAACGCTTTCATAATCGTGACATTATTTGCAACAAACCATTCTGCAAGTCCCAGTCGGATAAGCATACGAAATATAGACTCAAACCTCATCTCATCTTTTACATCTATGCTTTCCGAGCAGAAACCGATAACAAAGAACAGCACAACGAGGGAAGAGCCGACCGCTACAAAGACCGGCTCTATACCCTCAATGACTGCCCAGGGACCTCCGCCCTTGAAACTGACCGGTGACTGTCCAAGCATTGCAAAGACCAGGGATATCTGATTGTTCCAAAACCCAAACACTGCCTCAAGAAGTGCAAGGATCTTGTCTCCAAGCTTAAAAATATCCATACTTGTTATTCACCTCTTTCCTTTTACTAAAAGGGGAAATGCATTTCCCCAATCTTAGAAGCCTAAGAATGTCAGAACTGTTGAAATACCAGCCATCATGACACCTGCTACAATTCCTTTCAGTGCAGAGTTCATGGTAGATGAATCCTGCTGCTGGTAGGCTTGTGCGAACTCCATAACATTCTTTGCAAGAATGATGACACCAACCGCACCAATGACTGCAATGATAAGTGTCTTTAAATTCTCAAGCGGCTGTGTTACTGCGGAAGTACCTGTACCTGCTGCAAAACAGGTAGTGCTCATAAGCATCACTCCCATAAGTGCTCCGGATAATGCCGGAACGAATCTCTTTTTTAAGTGAATGAATCTACTCTTCATGCCTTTCTCCTCCATCTGATTGTTGTTTGTTGTTGAAATAACCTGTTCTTTTCTCATGTTGTTTAATCTCCTTTTTTGAAGTGACAGAAGCGGAAAAAGCCAGAAAGGAATACACATATTCCAATCCGGCTAGCTTTCCGAACGGAATATATGCATTCCTTTCTGTCCTGTTGATAGTTACTCTATGATAATCAGGCAATGCCTGTTGTACTGGTTAATCGGGCTTTCCCCGATGCGTTTTTGCTGTGACCATCTCCTTTCAAGGTATGAAAAAAAGCACCTTAACCATATGGCTAAAGTGCTAATTTACTCTCAAATTTGCTTTATTCTAAAAGCATTCCATCAATTATTGCAAACTTTGTCTTAAATATAGATCTATTCTGGCAATATCGTAATATGACATCCTGTACATAAGGTCTTGTACAATAACTGTCTACCACAATCTGTTTATCTTCCTCTTTCTCTATCCTCTTAAATATGCCTTTTGCATTCCAATCCGTCTTTACAGCATCTACTAAATCATTACTCATCTCAAGATGTGATAAAATCGTGGAATTCAACTCGGTTTCTTTAATTTCAGATATTTGTCCATAGTCATTAAGTTGCTTCAATTCTCTCTTAATTGCCTCCGTGTAACTTGTCATATTATTATCTCCTATCAATAAGTATTCAGGTGTTACATCTAGTGCCTTTGCTAGTTGTAAAAGATTATACGCACTTGGCTCTTCATTGAGTCTACCTTGTTCATAACGTCGTATACTCTGAACAGATATATTTGTTATCTTACCCAGCTCTTCCTGTGTATAGTTTCGTATATTACGCAACTCTTTTAATCTATCTGCAAAAGTCTTTTCCGTATTCATCCTGTACCTCCAATATAAAATAATTTCTGTCTTTTGTAACTGCTCACATGTTAGTAGTCCAATAAGCTGAAGCATACCATGTGAGCAAATTATATCATATACTCTGTAATATATCTAAAAACATTACTGCTTCTTTCGATATGAACTCATCTTCTCCACAGTAACCTCCGGATAAAAGTAAGTAAGAATCGTTGCCTTCGGAACTCCTGCCGCAAGTGCCTTCTTCACTTCCTCTTTCTGCTCCGGTGTATATGACCAGTGCAGCATTCGGTTTGTGATTGTATCCTCCCACTTAGGCTTTTCCCTCTCAGGATTCCTTACAGGCTTAGTACCAGCACTTCCATTAGAAGAGTTAGCACATTCTGTAGTATCAGACTTCTGTGACTCATCGACATACTCAAGCTCATTTGCCTGCTCCCTGTCAATCTTTGCTTTCTGCTCTGCCTCATCCTGCATGGAGAATCTTCTGCTTAACTCCGCATCACCAAGCATCATAAACTGCTCATAGGTAAGAGAATCTATATACACATTCTCGCCCTTGTCCTTCATCTTTTCATAATGCTTTACTGCCTTATCCGATAAAATTTCAAATGGCGGACCGATAAGATTATCTGCTCCCCTTATCTGATGAACATAAGGCTCTCCCTTGCCATCTGCTGTCTGGTTAAACATCGGATGATTGAATGGTATGAACTTATTATCCATGATAGGATCAAAACCACGGATAAAAATAATACACTTCTTATTATCCAACTTTCTGACTTCATCGGGTGTAAACAGTTCCCTGCCTAATACATCATAATTCCTTGAAGAGCTTCCCTGTCTGCCCTTTGTCTCACCGCTTGACTTCTTATCAATCGTACCTTTTCCAAGCAGCTCTGAGACGTACTTATGCGTTGACTGCTCGTTGCCGCCAAGGTAGATGAAAGTATCGCAGTTGCCTGGAATTGTCTCCCAGGTGTCCTTAAAAAGTGCCTTCAACTGGGCAAAGTTCTGTATGATGATAATACTTGAAATCTCCCTGCTTCGCATTGTCGATAACAATGAACAGTAGTCATCCGGCAATGCGACATTCGCAAATTCGTCTAACATAAAGGTCACATGAATTGGAAGTCTGCCGCCACAGTTAAAGTCCGCCTGATAGTACAGTTCCTGAAATATCTGCGTATAAAGTAGTCCAATAATAAAGTTATAGGATTTGTCACTATCAGGGATTACACAAAAGAGTGCTGTCTTTGTCTCCCCATCACCATTTACTCCAATGCCGATATCAGACAGATTAAGCTCATCTTTTGAGAGTAATCGTAAAACCTGCTTGTTCTCAAGAAATGCAAGTCTTGAGTTGGCACTGATGATAATGGAACGGACGGTATCTCCTGCACCTCTCATACATTTGTTGTACTGCTTGACTGCCGGATGATTAGCTCCAAGCGGAGAACTTTCCTCTAAAAACTTCATACGCACATCGAGCTTTGATGCCTTCCCCTGCTCTGTAACCTCTGCCTCTCCAAGAAGTTTAAGTACTGTCTCAAAGTTTCTCTTTGCCGGCTGTACCTCCAGCCACACATAATAAAAGATAGCCTGTAAGAACAATCCTTCCGCTTTTTCCCAGAACGGATCACTTGGTGTCGCTCCCTTTGGTGTCGTATTGCTGATAAGGTTTGTAATCAGCTTGACCACATCTGTTTCCTCTCTGATATAA is part of the Clostridium sp. M62/1 genome and harbors:
- a CDS encoding helix-turn-helix domain-containing protein — protein: MNTEKTFADRLKELRNIRNYTQEELGKITNISVQSIRRYEQGRLNEEPSAYNLLQLAKALDVTPEYLLIGDNNMTSYTEAIKRELKQLNDYGQISEIKETELNSTILSHLEMSNDLVDAVKTDWNAKGIFKRIEKEEDKQIVVDSYCTRPYVQDVILRYCQNRSIFKTKFAIIDGMLLE
- a CDS encoding DUF4313 domain-containing protein, with protein sequence MDNEKKQVTYNSSITGETQVTFDIQQYMNNRAMFIGLMCNEDGYEEPFGDVTVNLSVAAPNYCGYLNVNDMPDIEKFITDNDLGEFTGFTQRSGFCEYPLYLFNVDKLRELCPDGMSMYEANIGMVRKPETKDLAR
- a CDS encoding PrgI family protein — encoded protein: MVIEINKDIDRYQESVAMGLTARQLIFSIASVAVGGGLVLLLYKYIGLTGAAYVAIPCVAPIALGGFYSFNGMNFYEYMGKKLHFMFGNRVLTYVSTEGEPAIKQLEAEQNEQVKKKGRKAEPKTVTADSAVKKQEEFEAMKKKTRNMLLGLVAVIVVAVAGIAAYKAMH
- a CDS encoding DpnD/PcfM family protein, giving the protein MEQEFDVEIKEVLSRVQKVKAESLDDAINKAMDMYYAEQIVLGAEDMKGVDFAPISEGQRPSSLKENGGRAR
- a CDS encoding C40 family peptidase, translated to MRTLKIKKVDDKPMVIHTKEKAKIHAHEPKGAKIKGSNIYTVERGPKTIGAKVSDDKKKSYRKSTIHQSEPKNKGLSRFKRNLKESNISIKTKNTNLHIAGRTSALAAGAVTEQVEGGQEVSQAAYLAYESSRPVTGTASKGAALFRKKAAAEAKKRIKKVEAGKKLAKKTAKKAAKDTAKEVAKETAKETAKTTAKVATKTATKAATTAAGTAVAPGVGTAIGMAAGYAAGVSIEVKDEKMTNRSRKIKFFLDKMKAQENQTDSVAKLVKDLIVRKAITWIKAAAPIIGLVLLLLVLVVAMIAVPVIAVIAILYNSPFALFLPPLESGDTVQTVTSAYVQEFNQDVNTKVNEHTGYDLGELVYVDYEGMEENPSNYYDIMAVYMVKHGVGDTATVMNDISKGWLQAVVNDMCSYTTSTGTKDVEETDADGNVTTVTKSVLYVNVTLKSYRDMISVYGFNSDQVEMLEQIMSPEFMGQLGYAGSGSGGGGGSPGVSSMTEDEINAILSGITDSRQKTVCSYALHRVGFPYSQDLRDSGNYYDCSSLAYYSWKDAGVDISFGGATTAAAEAQGLDEAGKTVSFDELQPGDLIFYSFTSNGRYKNISHVAVYVGNGKVVEALNESLGVVYRDVASTGKIVVIGRP
- a CDS encoding VirB4-like conjugal transfer ATPase, CD1110 family; amino-acid sequence: MGLFTDGFKLLKKASEPLYKTPKSIQETIEIMAVAENGIFEVSKNKYSKCYRFQDINYTTATEDEQIGIFERYCKFLNSLDCNYKITINNKNKNMDELRDKVLIAEKNDGFNNYRRIYNDIIEEKIIAGRQGIEQERYLTITIERKNFEEAKAQFATLEATIHKAFIELGAEIVPLNGNERLKVLYDYYHLGDEGSFDFDIKKAKKVGADFRNDLCNGMVKYFPDHFEDESKFCKALFIKKYPSSLSDRFINEITSLPVHSITSIDVVPVPKDLTTKVLQKKYLGIESDIIKQQRVRNKNNDFSTEISYAKRTEKKEIEEIMDDVRENDQCLFFVGVTIILMAESKKELESVCETVETIGKRNSCTIDTHYLKQREALNTALPIGVRQVETMRTLLTQSLAVLMPFNVQELNDSTGNYYGINQISKNVNIGNRKKLINGNGFVFGVPGSGKSFFCKMEMGSVFLSGDDEIIVIDPMNEYFDIAETYGGTVVNMSTYTDNYVNPLEMDVWSLDPNDSKGMVREKGEFMLGLCEQCIGDSLNSRQKSIIDRCVRKLYIDIARSKEKYIPVMSDFYDILMAQPEDEAKDIALSLELFVNGSLNIFNHQTNVDVDNRFTVYGIRDLGTELSPITMLVMMESIQNRIVENGKRGKATWLYIDEFHVLLNSEYSAKYLQQLWKKVRKQGGLCTGITQNVVDLLQNYTATTMLANSEFVALLKQANTDSSKMAEVIGVSEAQLRFVTNTASGMGLIKCGSVVIPFDNQISKDTDLYRLYNTNIHEKIAEQKKREMQNNVE
- a CDS encoding TnpV protein — translated: MLEEMTYKEVDGLLYPQIEMPDETENLTKLGKYGRMAMNYLKENEPARYKTLMRFGKMYEKMSAVEEEANQLYDQLEMQYLAKHKPQDPSSTMEMWKIREQAKMQAEEVVLNQIVMRFH